The Obesumbacterium proteus DNA window AACATCAGGTTCACCAAGCTCCAAAACGGCCTGCTTCCAAACAGGGTTATTTTCGACTGCGTCCTGCCTGGAAACATTTACTGAGCGATAACTCATCGCAGTACCATAAATCTCACGAAGGAGGCGACTTCCTTCACTTAACATGTCGTAACGTTGTTGACGTGAAATCATTCCATAGTGCGAAGCCTGAAGGACCTGCTTGGCAAACTGATCAAAACCAAGAAGCAGAAAAACACAGCGGTAACCAAGGGGGGTATTACTGAACACCCGGATATCAAGGGGTTCAGAAACGGAAGCCTCACTTAACGTTGCCCCTTTCGGTAACCATTGCATGTCTTTTTCAAGACCTTCGATCAGCGACTGCATCTTTTTATTCGCGGCATTGAGCTTCACCTCCATCGTCCACATTGTGGCATCTGCCCAAGGATTATTCTTAAGAGAGTCCTGATTGATTTTGGATGCCAGACTGAGAAAACGCGGCATTCCCATGATGGCAGGCTTGCCTTTACTCCCCTCTACCCCTTTCTCTGCTCGCCTGCCCTGCCATAACCCAATCGCATAGTGGCTGTGGAGTTCAATTTTCAACTCTGAGTGCAATGCACCCGTTCTTTTCTCGGTATTATCCGCCATCGTTGTCACCGTCTTATCAGTTAAGAAGGAGCTGATAGTCCTGAAAATACAGAGGTCCCAACAACGTAAAAGTCTTCATTCATTTTCTGAATATAAGGCCACACCATCCCAAAGCCGGTTGCGAAATAGGTTAATGTGCATTTTTTGACCTTGTTGCGCCCCGCAACAAGGTTATTTTTTAGGAGACCAGCGATAATTATTAATCGCTTTATGGAACCACTAAAATGTCTGGCTATTTTTTAATCTTGTTGCGGGCCGCAACAAGATTACTTTTTAACCACCTCTGTGCCCCGCAACATCGCATTCCGAATGTCAGCGATAACGCTTGAAACACTTTCGGCAGAGGCCCGTTGTGCAGGCCGTTGAAATACTGGCATCGGTGATAAGGCGGCGTTTGCCTGTCCGACAGTCTGGGACGAAGTGACAGCGTCGGGCATCACAAGGTGTCCATCACGGGCCCGTTTGAGCATGGCCAGCATCCAGCCCATAGGGTTGGTTAACTGGCCCTTACGCAGCTGTTTTTTCAGCATACCCATAAGCGCAGAAGACTCCGGCTCAGGCAAGGCAGCCAGCTGAGCAGACAGCGCTGCCGCATCCTCAGTTGATATCTTGCTGGTCAGCGACTCAGGCAGTTCCGGTACCGACAGGCCCTTACCACCGTTCTCATCCGGTACGTACGTTTTTTTATTCACACCTTGTGTGAAAATACGTACGTTACAGTTCGATTTCCGAACTCCGGCGTAACTTGCTGATTTTAGACTGAGTTCGGTATCCGAACCCGGTTCAACACTCCCCTCTTTTTCACTGAGTTCGGTATCCGAACCCGGTATCTCATAATGCTTTTCTGCGTTTTTTATACTGAGTTCGGGAACCGAACCCGGCTGATAAGCACGGCGTAGGCTAGCCATCTCCCGCGGCGCTGATGGCGAACCGAGCCGACTTTCAATCATGGCCAAACGCGAATGACGGTGACGCATGGTGGGGTCATTCTTAATGTCGGCAAGCACGGCCATGGCCGTCAAGCGAACTGCCTTATTACGGTGCTGGCAACTCGATGCAACAAGGTCAAGCCAACCGGGATCAAAGGTTTCCGCATCACGGCAACTGAGCGGTTCATCGTGCTGGGCATAAATGTTTCCCCTTACGCGACCGCGCGCATCACGGACGCGCTTACACAGGCTCAGCCAGCCGGTTATCCTTAGCATGAGAAGCACTCTGCTGATGGTTTCGCGGGACGCCTTTTCCGCATGAGGCGAAGCGAGCTGGAGTTGCAATTCATCGTAGGTAGGAAACACCGCGCCCTCATTTTGCTGCGCATAGAGGCGGATCATTACCCACGCCGTTTTATCCAGCGGCGAAAGACGCGTATCCATAAACAGCTGACGTGGAAAAGCATCATGCACGTTGCCCAGGAAAAGCAGGCCGCTGCGTTCGCTGGTGACGTCATTTTCAGGTGTTCTGCTGGCAAGGCTGTTCTGCATTCGTGACAGCGTAAACTCTACGATACTGTCTGGCGGTAATCCCATCTCGCGTCCTCTTGATACATGACAGTGACAGCACTGCGGGGCCATAAAGGCCCCGTTCCTGGATGTGTGCGTCATCGTAAAACTGTGCTTAACCTTCTGCGTTATTTCCTGATTTCACGGTTATATGTCTCGTGATTCATCAGGAACCAGCGGTGCCCGCCGTCTTTGCTAAGCATCCGCCAGAATGGACCGATATCTATTTTGAGATAGCCTTTTACATCCAGACGCTTGCATACCTTTTGGCCGCTCTCAAGAGAGTTCACCATCCCTATGGCTTTACGACGCACCGCAGGGGTGATGTGCTGACGCGGGTTGAAATCGAGAAGCTCAGTCATACCGCCTCCCGTTTATTGCCCTTACGTTCACGTTCACGACACCATGTGGTTACGCGCGTCCAGACGGCAGTCAGTGAGACATTGTGGAGCTCGGCGGCGAGCATCATTACGTCCAGTGCGTCATGAGAGTCTGGAGAGTTAAGACCCGATGCGTCCCACTGCGTCCAAATGCCGGCATCCGCCTCTTCATCCGGTGCCTGCGTACGCCCACGGGCGGTATCAATTCCTTTGAGACGACGCCGGGCACTGACCTCTGCCGCGCTGAGGCCAAAGTAAGTCTGCATCAGCTCGATGGATCCGCCGAGCGCTAACGCCCGGTCAATGCGCTGCATGCGCTTCTGCTCAGTTCTGGACTGCTGAACGATGATCCAGAAATTGTCATGATTGATGCTAAGATTCAGTACCGACACGCTGCTTTGCATCAGGTAATGCAGGTCGTCGACGGTCAATTGACTCAACTGACGCACCTCTTCGATCGTCATACCTAAAGACTCACACCGGCGAATATTCCCTGATTTCAGCTCCATAAGGAGATGTGTCAATATGGCATTCGTTGCCTGAGATAAGTTTTGGCTCACAGTAACCCCCCGTTCATCCCCAAATCCGCAAGTAACCAAGCATCCGTCATCCAGCAGGCAGAGCATGCTATGAAAATCAGCGCATTATTCATCATCTTTTCCTCCGATCACGGACAAGGCTTTCAACTGCGACGCCTGACCGTTAAGCCCCTGACTCAGTTGGGCTTGCCGCCCTGCCATCCAGCCTGATTCGCGGGCTTTTGAGTCACCGCGGCAACTGCGTGCCTCCCTTACATTAAGCTCGGACAGCGCCTGATTTCCGCATCGCTGTGTCAGCCAGTTCCGCAAAACTCCCGATTCTTTTTCTGAGGGT harbors:
- a CDS encoding PFL_4669 family integrating conjugative element protein gives rise to the protein MADNTEKRTGALHSELKIELHSHYAIGLWQGRRAEKGVEGSKGKPAIMGMPRFLSLASKINQDSLKNNPWADATMWTMEVKLNAANKKMQSLIEGLEKDMQWLPKGATLSEASVSEPLDIRVFSNTPLGYRCVFLLLGFDQFAKQVLQASHYGMISRQQRYDMLSEGSRLLREIYGTAMSYRSVNVSRQDAVENNPVWKQAVLELGEPDVDVLLGNHRSAFSPPVNEASVNLLRIRYRANNSDNAK
- a CDS encoding STY4528 family pathogenicity island replication protein, translating into MGLPPDSIVEFTLSRMQNSLASRTPENDVTSERSGLLFLGNVHDAFPRQLFMDTRLSPLDKTAWVMIRLYAQQNEGAVFPTYDELQLQLASPHAEKASRETISRVLLMLRITGWLSLCKRVRDARGRVRGNIYAQHDEPLSCRDAETFDPGWLDLVASSCQHRNKAVRLTAMAVLADIKNDPTMRHRHSRLAMIESRLGSPSAPREMASLRRAYQPGSVPELSIKNAEKHYEIPGSDTELSEKEGSVEPGSDTELSLKSASYAGVRKSNCNVRIFTQGVNKKTYVPDENGGKGLSVPELPESLTSKISTEDAAALSAQLAALPEPESSALMGMLKKQLRKGQLTNPMGWMLAMLKRARDGHLVMPDAVTSSQTVGQANAALSPMPVFQRPAQRASAESVSSVIADIRNAMLRGTEVVKK
- a CDS encoding DUF2857 domain-containing protein — encoded protein: MSQNLSQATNAILTHLLMELKSGNIRRCESLGMTIEEVRQLSQLTVDDLHYLMQSSVSVLNLSINHDNFWIIVQQSRTEQKRMQRIDRALALGGSIELMQTYFGLSAAEVSARRRLKGIDTARGRTQAPDEEADAGIWTQWDASGLNSPDSHDALDVMMLAAELHNVSLTAVWTRVTTWCRERERKGNKREAV